A region from the Ralstonia pickettii genome encodes:
- a CDS encoding DUF4123 domain-containing protein, producing the protein MATRYQAQRLRSANPAWIDDFPDAALEQLLSTLPEANVYALIDNAFDTGLAKRLYSRFPTLQPQSLYAGRYEGPGLAEIAPSIIRIPDRAVERRAFLDIALRETSGNPMLSFLRSSVSTCDPYAHLVDQMKAVDPDGEMFLIRFADTRALDMLLRVFDDAQRTRFLGSLQWWYFSRDGALQHAGTTDARTLEPTDAPYVFTRHQMARFAALARPDGVLRLIQTNAHWFGTLVGTPSQAHACIRSVFESFDATEVQHDATSFRLVARALTDAGLLESQQQPVPSAVATESS; encoded by the coding sequence TAATCCAGCATGGATTGATGACTTTCCTGACGCGGCTCTGGAGCAATTGCTCTCTACTTTGCCGGAAGCGAACGTCTACGCCTTGATTGACAACGCATTCGATACCGGTCTCGCAAAGCGGCTTTACTCAAGGTTTCCGACGCTACAACCTCAATCGCTCTACGCCGGCCGGTACGAAGGGCCCGGTTTGGCTGAAATCGCACCTTCCATCATCCGCATTCCAGACCGTGCGGTCGAGCGGCGTGCCTTTCTTGATATCGCTTTGCGCGAGACATCAGGGAATCCGATGTTGAGCTTCCTGCGATCGAGCGTATCAACATGCGACCCATACGCACATCTCGTCGACCAAATGAAAGCGGTTGACCCTGATGGAGAGATGTTTCTCATTCGCTTTGCGGATACGCGCGCGCTCGATATGTTGTTGCGGGTGTTTGATGACGCGCAGCGCACACGCTTTCTCGGCAGTTTGCAATGGTGGTATTTTTCGCGCGACGGCGCTCTGCAGCACGCCGGCACCACTGATGCAAGGACACTCGAACCGACCGATGCCCCCTACGTTTTTACCCGGCATCAAATGGCGCGGTTTGCCGCACTGGCTCGCCCAGATGGCGTCCTGCGGCTCATCCAGACAAATGCGCATTGGTTCGGCACACTTGTTGGCACGCCATCCCAAGCGCACGCGTGCATTCGATCCGTGTTTGAATCGTTCGACGCGACCGAAGTGCAGCACGATGCGACATCTTTTCGGCTTGTCGCTCGTGCATTGACTGACGCAGGATTGCTCGAGTCGCAACAACAACCGGTGCCGTCCGCAGTCGCGACGGAATCGTCATGA
- a CDS encoding DUF3304 domain-containing protein — protein sequence MKARTLAALLLALLALGCKPSQQAQAASQEEGIGLQVQILNYMNEPLGDVYVNGIWVGGMPSHAGGTSVAGSVGLPAKWYPGLTVEVEWQDDTLYRKDRDALHKTHVSVEPYETGEPATLWLAFMSSQKIRAIASRYTPLNPKFPDGLKFPYDVCMAAPACAAKFYPQRVPTRSGNP from the coding sequence ATGAAGGCGCGAACATTGGCGGCGCTTTTGTTGGCGCTGCTTGCCCTCGGTTGCAAGCCCTCACAGCAAGCTCAAGCGGCGTCGCAGGAAGAAGGCATTGGCCTGCAGGTCCAAATACTCAACTACATGAATGAACCGCTTGGAGACGTGTATGTAAATGGAATATGGGTGGGGGGTATGCCTAGTCATGCAGGAGGCACAAGTGTCGCTGGATCAGTTGGCCTGCCTGCAAAGTGGTACCCCGGCCTAACAGTTGAAGTGGAATGGCAGGACGACACTCTGTATAGAAAAGACCGTGATGCTCTACACAAGACGCACGTGTCAGTGGAGCCCTACGAAACGGGGGAGCCCGCCACGTTGTGGTTAGCGTTTATGTCTAGTCAGAAGATAAGAGCGATTGCGTCGCGCTATACGCCTCTTAACCCTAAGTTTCCGGACGGGCTGAAGTTTCCATATGACGTTTGCATGGCGGCCCCAGCATGTGCAGCCAAGTTTTATCCGCAGCGCGTACCGACCAGAAGCGGTAACCCATAA